From a single Brassica rapa cultivar Chiifu-401-42 chromosome A01, CAAS_Brap_v3.01, whole genome shotgun sequence genomic region:
- the LOC103864180 gene encoding myb-like protein L, whose translation MDRESMCDSDDDDDIGEDLEELRRACIVSDSNSGRGLPSDSENEDDFDMLRRIKTQLASSPDHPMGLSSLPSDSDNEDDFEMLRSLKRQLALPMDQEDEDDETLVAICKRFSSYENSGVEGTLMNESSRKQVHASCNEPSSEILSRSNTCESFSEDVEAVSTSTEPPLALASASSSTFQAFVDAIRKNRSYQKFLRTKLGEIEATIEKNEKLQKDVKIIDGFAVSCKRRMKQQAFSQGKDPRFELISTRKLKTHDSSEGNDKETLGPLENPCVASYRMALEEYPVSVCRRNWSAKENEDLAKGLKQQLQEALIHEATERSSDLEGCSDDIDTILESVSNLEITPEMIRQFLLKVNWDQLDIKNRSAAECEARWMSSEDPLINQGPWTAAEDDYIRLVTQNKSVTDWLDVAVSLGTNRTPFQCLARYQRSLNTDILRREWTPEEDDQLRNAVGLFGEKDWQSVANEIEGRTGTQCSNRWNKSLVPSRKRVGKSNSKEAKWSSEEDKRLRVALTFFGAKNYNKIAQFVPGRTQSQCRARWKDSLDPRLNFGSWTEEEVTKYNEAVKEHGDSNWSKVASHVYSRTSKQCSRRWETLNPHLKLLKKEALRLRREATIGNFVDRESERPLLVASDFLALAERSFEPEPALKKKRKARQKKADAECESEAVCDDTERQPKRRRKGLERCSGDGKEKKQRRKRKAVAGTSSSDNSTVTTNCSQVNVGIEKLKPRRKVSAVVPIENQDALN comes from the exons ATGGATCGCGAAAGCATGTGCGACTCTGACGATGACGACGATATCGGTGAAGATCTTGAAGAGTTAAGACGCGCATGTATCGTCTCCGATTCCAATTCTGGCAGAGGGTTACCGTCTGATTCTGAAAACGAAGACGACTTTGATATGCTTCGAAGAATCAAAACTCAATTAGCTTCGTCGCCGGATCATCCGATGGGTTTATCATCCCTGCCTTCTGATTCAGACAATGAAGACGATTTTGAGATGCTTCGGAGTCTTAAGAGACAATTGGCACTTCCCATGGACCAAGAAGACGAAGATGATGAAACCCTTGTCGCTATTTGTAAACGATTCTCTTCTTATGAAAACTCAG GTGTGGAAGGAACTTTGATGAATGAGTCTTCTCGCAAGCAGGTACATGCCTCGTGTAATGAACCTTCAAGCGAAATATTGAGTAGGTCTAACACTTGTGAAAGCTTTTCAGAGGATGTAGAAGCTGTCAGCACTTCCACTGAGCCTCCTCTTGCCCTTGCTTCTGCGAGCTCAAGTACATTCCAAGCGTTTGTGGACGCGATCAGGAAGAACAGGTCGTATCAGAAGTTTCTTCGAACAAAACTGGGAGAAATCGAAGCGACGATTGAGAAGAACGAGAAGCTTCAGAAAGACGTTAAGATTATTGATGGTTTCGCGGTTTCTTGCAAGAGAAGGATGAAGCAGCAGGCGTTTTCTCAGGGTAAAGATCCACGTTTTGAGTTAATCTCAACACGAAAGCTTAAAACTCATGATAGCTCTGAG GGTAATGATAAAGAGACGTTGGGTCCATTAGAAAATCCTTGTGTTGCAAGTTATAGGATGGCACTAGAGGAGTATCCAGTTTCAGTGTGTCGCAGAAATTGGTCTGCTAAGGAGAACGAAGATCTTGCAAAAGGTCTCAAACAACAGCTTCAAGAAGCACTGATTCATGAAGCTACTGAACGGTCCAG TGACTTGGAAGGGTGTTCAGATGATATAGACACCATTCTTGAATCAGTGAGTAATCTTGAGATCACACCAGAAATGATTAGGCAGTTTCTTCTGAAAGTTAATTGGGATCAGTTGGATATCAAGAACCGTTCTGCTGCAGAATGTGAAGCCCG GTGGATGAGCTCGGAAGATCCATTGATCAACCAAGGTCCGTGGACTGCAGCAGAGGACGATTACATACGCTTAGTAACCCAAAACAAGAGTGTTACCGATTGGCTTGACGTTGCGGTATCACTAGGCACAAATAGGACCCCGTTTCAATGTTTGGCTCGATATCAGAGAAGCTTGAATACAGACATACTGAGAAGAGAGTGGACTCCAGAAGAAGATGACCAACTCCGTAACGCAGTAGGCTTGTTTGGCGAGAAAGACTGGCAATCTGTTGCTAATGAAATAGAAGGAAGAACTGGCACTCAGTGCTCTAACAG ATGGAATAAGTCGCTTGTCCCAAGCAGGAAGAGGGTAGGGAAATCAAATTCAAAGGAGGCCAAGTGGAGCTCAGAGGAAGACAAACGTCTGAGAGTAGCTTTGACATTCTTTGGAGCtaaaaattacaataaaatTGCTCAGTTTGTTCCTGGAAGGACACAGTCTCAGTGTCGAGCGAGATGGAAAGATTCTTTAGATCCCAGACTAAACTTTGGGAGCTGGACCGAGGAAGAGGTTACAAAGTACAATGAAGCAGTTAAAGAACATGGTGATAGTAACTGGTCCAAAGTCGCTTCACATGTTTATTCTCGTACTAGCAAGCAGTGCTCAAGGAGATGGGAGACCTTAAACCCTCACCTAAAGCTTCTTAAGAAAGAAGCTTTGAGGTTAAGAAGAGAAGCTACCATAGGTAACTTTGTTGATCGGGAATCAGAGCGTCCTCTTCTTGTTGCAAGCGATTTTTTGGCACTAGCTGAGAGATCTTTCGAGCCAGAACCCGCACTGAAGAAGAAACGCAAAGCAAG ACAGAAGAAGGCAGATGCAGAATGCGAGAGTGAAGCAGTTTGTGATGATACAGAGAGACAACCAAAGAGGAGGAGAAAAGGATTAGAGAGATGCTCAGGAGATGGAAAGGAGAAGAAACAAAGACGAAAACGCAAAGCTGTTGCAGGAACATCATCATCAGATAACAGCACTGTGACCACCAACTGCTCCCAAGTCAATGTTGGTATAGAGAAGCTTAAGCCTAGGAGGAAAGTGTCTGCAGTAGTTCCCATAGAGAATCAAGATGCACTAAACTAG
- the LOC103857656 gene encoding regulatory protein NPR4 — translation MAAATAMEPSSSISFTSSHLSNPSVVTNHQSSSPNLEAASLAKLSTDLENLLTSSDCDYTDADITFEGESRAVGVHRCLLAARSKFFLDLFKKDRGSEEEKKKPKYHIKDLLPNGHVGREAFLHFLNYIYTGKLKPFPVEVSTCVDTGCVHDSCKPAIDFAVELMYASYTFKITELVSSFQRRLCNYVEKSLVENVLAILLVAFHCDLTQLLDQCIERVARSDLDRFYIEKELPLEVSEKIKKLRVKSMNTDEVADKLIERTGKVLKALDSDDVELVKLLLTESDTTLDQANGLHYVVAYSDPKVVAEVLALDMADVNYRNSRGYTVLHYAAMRREPSIIISLLKKGANASDFTFDGRSAVNICRRMTRPKDYYTKNAKGDEASKDRLCIDILEREIRRNPLASGGGDAPTCSHSMPEDLQMRLLYLEKRVGLAQLFFPTEADVAMDIANVEGTSEFTGFPVPPPSNGATGNLTQVDLNETPYMQTKRLLTRMEALMKTVETGRRYFPSCSEVLDKYMDDYMDEDIPDMSHPERGSVKERRWKRMRYKELKNDVKKAYNKDKQAKIARSCLSVSSPDSSLRGSLENQT, via the exons ATGGCGGCTGCAACTGCAATGGAGCCATCTTCATCTATAAGCTTCACATCTTCCCACTTGTCCAACCCTTCTGTTGTCACCAATCACCAATCATCATCTCCCAATCTCGAAGCCGCGAGTCTAGCCAAGCTCAGCACCGACTTGGAGAATCTCCTCACCAGCTCAGACTGCGACTACACTGACGCAGACATCACATTCGAAGGAGAATCTCGCGCTGTGGGCGTTCACAGATGCCTTTTAGCTGCCAGGAGCAAGTTTTTCTTGGACCTGTTCAAGAAAGATAGAGGAAgcgaggaggagaagaagaaaccaaagtATCATATCAAAGATCTGTTGCCTAATGGACACGTGGGGAGGGAGGCGTTCTTGCATTTCTTGAATTACATCTACACTGGGAAGCTGAAGCCTTTCCCTGTAGAGGTTTCCACTTGCGTTGATACCGGCTGCGTTCATGACTCTTGTAAACCCGCCATTGATTTCGCTGTTGAGTTGATGTATGCTTCGTATACGTTCAAAATCACTGAGCTGGTTTCATCGTTTCAG AGGAGGCTTTGTAACTACGTTGAGAAGTCGCTAGTGGAGAATGTTCTCGCAATCCTCTTAGTTGCGTTTCATTGTGACTTAACTCAGCTTCTTGATCAGTGCATAGAGAGAGTAGCTAGATCTGATCTAGACAGATTCTACATAGAGAAGGAGCTTCCTCTTGAAGTCTCTGAGAAAATCAAGAAGCTTCGAGTCAAGTCAATGAACACAGACGAGGTGGCTGATAAATTGATAGAGAGAACGGGGAAAGTACTCAAGGCGTTGGATTCAGATGATGTTGAGCTAGTGAAGCTTCTTTTAACCGAGTCAGACACAACTCTAGACCAAGCCAATGGTCTGCACTACGTAGTGGCCTACAGTGATCCGAAAGTTGTGGCTGAGGTTTTGGCTTTAGACATGGCTGATGTGAATTACAGAAACTCGAGAGGGTACACGGTTCTTCACTACGCTGCTATGCGTAGAGAGCCGTCGATTATCATATCGCTTCTTAAGAAAGGAGCTAATGCTTCTGACTTCACCTTTGATGGACGGAGTGCGGTTAATATATGTAGGAGAATGACTAGGCCTAAGGATTATTATACCAAAAATGCAAAGGGGGATGAAGCTAGTAAAGATCGGTTGTGTATTGATATCTTGGAGAGGGAGATTAGAAGGAATCCATTGGCTAGTGGAGGTGGGGATGCACCTACTTGTTCTCATTCTATGCCTGAGGATCTTCAAATGAGGCTGCTCTACTTAGAAAAGCGAG TGGGGCTTGCTCAGTTGTTCTTTCCAACAGAAGCTGATGTAGCTATGGACATTGCTAATGTTGAAGGGACTAGTGAGTTCACAGGCTTTCCTGTTCCACCGCCTTCGAATGGCGCAACGGGGAACTTGACTCAGGTTGATTTGAATGAAACGCCTTATATGCAGACTAAAAGACTGCTTACTCGTATGGAAGCACTCATGAAAACAG TTGAGACTGGTCGGAGGTATTTTCCATCTTGTTCAGAGGTTCTGGACAAGTACATGGACGATTATATGGACGAGGACATACCTGATATGTCGCATCCGGAGAGAGGCTCGGTGAAAGAGAGGAGATGGAAGAGGATGAGATATAAGGAGCTGAAGAACGATGTTAAAAAGGCGTATAACAAAGACAAACAGGCCAAGATTGCACGGTCTTGTCTCTCTGTTTCATCACCAGATTCTTCTCTTAGAGGTTCCTTAGAGAACCAAACATGA
- the LOC103857672 gene encoding E3 ubiquitin-protein ligase arih1 has protein sequence MENQEVSCGDDELPLNHVGDEEDFRSCCGDEEVWLKESDDTAKVADEEENKDELVDEFSVKMFFKGVSLSERGDLSSGYSGIGVVLERSGGSELFQVQKKLDFYAEESVANYLALIDGLTVALQNNLGSVVAVTDSELLYNQITCEENLEVPLLVALRERVLEKTSTLDGFVLKLAPFSDLDQALSLAQVAVGICNLDVDKPAENCSICCEDRLSEMMLTLKCTHKFCSHCMKTYVEGKVNSSEVPIRCPQLQCKHHLSSTECKTFLPVTSFTSFEEANLRSTNNGKVYCPYPNCSFLLDPRECLSSASASSSSSSMSENSCCVKCPLCERFVCVDCGVPWHDSMSCEEFQILPVDERYPDDITLHRLARYKRWKRCQQCRIMIELAQGCNHMTCRCGHEFCYCCGAEYREGQQTCTCAFWDDEEEDEENSESENTIQELEQWPWDTFSAIPTVMDAYSEQERSQLALIQRFLAGGGFSLSDHHTSYQSPPPPPPPCTTESSYVEAAMKDLHQLPWLERFVAVISDDYYEEFNIQ, from the exons ATGGAGAATCAAGAGGTTTCTTGTGGTGATGATGAGCTGCCGTTGAACCACGTAGGAGATGAGGAAGATTTTAGAAGCTGTTGTGGTGATGAAGAAGTCTGGTTAAAGGAGAGTGATGATACAGCTAAAGTAGCTGATGAGGAGGAGAATAAAGATGAACTTGTGGATGAGTTCTCTGTTAAGATGTTCTTTAAAGGAGTTTCATTATCCGAAAGAGGAGATTTGAGTTCTGGTTATTCAGGAATTGGTGTTGTGTTGGAGAGATCAGGAGGTTCTGAGTTGTTTCAGGTCCAGAAGAAGCTGGACTTTTACGCTGAAGAGTCTGTAGCTAACTATTTGGCTTTGATAGATGGTCTTACAGTAGCTTTACAGAACAATCTCGGTTCTGTTGTTGCTGTAACCGACTCAGAGCTGCTCTATAATCAG ATAACTTGTGAGGAGAATCTTGAAGTCCCTCTTCTGGTAGCTTTAAGAGAAAGGGTACTGGAGAAAACAAGTACTCTTGATGGGTTTGTTCTAAAGCTTGCTCCTTTCTCTGATCTTGACCAAGCTCTAAGCCTAGCTCAAGTAGCTGTAGGAATTTGTAATCTTGATGTGGATAAACCAGCTGAGAACTGCTCCATCTGCTGCGAAGACCGTCTCTCCGAGATGATGCTGACACTAAAATGCACTCACAAGTTCTGTTCTCATTGCATGAAAACATACGTTGAAGGGAAAGTAAACTCTTCAGAAGTTCCCATCAGGTGTCCTCAACTGCAATGCAAGCATCACCTCTCATCCACCGAATGCAAAACCTTTCTCCCCGTCACATCTTTCACCTCATTCGAGGAAGCTAATCTGCGTAGCACCAACAACGGCAAGGTTTACTGCCCTTATCCCAATTGCTCCTTTCTGTTAGACCCGCGTGAATGTCTATCAAGTGCAAGTGCAAGCTCAAGCTCGTCTAGTATGTCAGAGAATAGCTGCTGTGTGAAGTGTCCACTCTGTGAGAGGTTTGTGTGCGTGGACTGTGGTGTTCCATGGCACGATTCTATGAGCTGTGAAGAGTTTCAGATTCTTCCGGTTGATGAAAGATATCCAGATGATATAACGTTGCATCGGTTGGCTAGGTATAAGAGGTGGAAACGGTGTCAGCAATGCCGTATAATGATTGAGCTTGCTCAAGGCTGCAACCACATGACTTGTCG GTGCGGGCATGAGTTTTGCTACtgttgtggagcagagtacagAGAAGGGCAACAGACTTGCACTTGCGCTTTTTGGGacgatgaggaagaagatgaagaaaactCAGAGTCTGAAAACACAATCCAAGAGCTTGAGCAATGGCCTTGGGACACATTCAGCGCAATTCCTACTGTAATGGACGCTTACTCTGAGCAAGAAAGGTCTCAGCTCGCTTTGATCCAACGGTTCTTAGCAGGTGGAGGGTTTAGTCTCAGTGATCACCATACTTCTTATCAGTCGCCACCACCGCCTCCTCCTCCATGTACTACAGAGTCGTCGTATGTTGAAGCAGCCATGAAAGATCTTCACCAGCTTCCTTGGCTTGAGAGGTTTGTGGCGGTTATAAGTGATGATTACTATGAAGAGTTTAATATCCAGTGA